In a genomic window of Roseiflexus castenholzii DSM 13941:
- a CDS encoding DNA methyltransferase, with protein sequence MPSTKNAKDHTAHVNHQNYESYYKNNQTNSEKKYHEAVLDLYFTAASEAWRVLKRDGIYIVKCQDEVCANQQRLTHVEIINELQTYGFVTEDLFVVMRNGKPGVSRILTQAHARKNHPYFLVFRKPKGRKRWSGLKHRLQIATNRSGKPKPFPDTNEELPLFR encoded by the coding sequence TTGCCCTCCACAAAGAACGCGAAGGACCACACTGCCCACGTCAACCACCAGAACTATGAAAGCTACTACAAAAATAATCAGACCAATTCCGAGAAAAAGTATCACGAGGCAGTGCTAGACCTCTACTTTACTGCTGCTTCCGAGGCATGGCGTGTGCTCAAGCGAGACGGCATCTACATTGTCAAATGTCAGGATGAGGTTTGCGCTAATCAACAACGTCTAACACACGTCGAGATCATCAACGAATTACAAACCTATGGCTTCGTTACTGAGGATTTGTTTGTTGTGATGCGAAATGGAAAGCCAGGAGTGAGCCGAATACTCACTCAAGCTCACGCTAGAAAGAATCACCCCTATTTTTTGGTGTTCCGCAAGCCAAAGGGTCGTAAGCGCTGGTCAGGACTCAAGCATCGCTTACAGATTGCAACAAATAGATCTGGAAAGCCAAAACCTTTCCCTGATACTAATGAAGAACTTCCTCTTTTTCGGTAA
- a CDS encoding MFS transporter, producing the protein MFSFAARARATMARISPQVWRVLAHSLLFGLAGSIADLLFNFYLVSLGYGADTAGLMATVYRGAGALLGLPLGVLIDRFGARMLLVAGAIGFGVAYALLLMVSQLWALILFVFLAGAANVLALTAVVPLLTGITSAEERATVFGMNASAGLIIGLVGSSVGGLLPGAAALFLDVDARDTDAYRLALSVVVVLGFVSVAPVLVGFRARPVATETAATVAVEPQRPASPLRLLRFALPSLLLGIGGGLFLPFQNLFFRTVFGLNDAVVGVMLAMGALGMGLGALLGAPVAARMGLRRAAGTLRFGAVFAVALMFAPALPVVVVGYMLRGAFIAASYPLNDALVMQLTPARQRGVAISLLSVLWSLGWSASAWVSGQIQVTYGFTPALAASLVAYALSAWAIWTIREDER; encoded by the coding sequence GTGTTTTCATTCGCCGCCCGCGCCCGCGCGACGATGGCGCGGATTTCACCGCAGGTCTGGCGCGTTCTGGCGCACAGTCTGCTCTTCGGGCTGGCTGGCAGCATCGCCGATCTGCTCTTCAACTTCTACCTGGTGAGCCTGGGGTATGGCGCCGACACCGCCGGCCTGATGGCGACGGTGTATCGCGGCGCGGGGGCGTTGCTTGGTCTGCCGCTTGGCGTTCTGATTGACCGGTTTGGCGCGCGAATGCTGCTTGTGGCAGGGGCTATTGGCTTTGGGGTCGCCTATGCGCTGCTGTTGATGGTATCGCAACTGTGGGCGCTCATTCTTTTTGTCTTTCTGGCAGGCGCGGCGAATGTGCTGGCGCTGACGGCGGTCGTGCCGCTGTTGACCGGCATCACCAGCGCTGAGGAACGGGCGACGGTGTTCGGCATGAATGCATCGGCAGGGCTGATCATCGGTCTGGTCGGCAGTAGCGTCGGTGGATTGCTGCCTGGAGCAGCGGCGCTGTTCCTGGATGTTGATGCGCGCGACACCGACGCCTATCGTCTGGCGCTATCGGTCGTTGTTGTGCTGGGATTCGTCTCGGTGGCGCCGGTACTGGTCGGGTTTCGCGCTCGTCCTGTTGCGACTGAGACAGCCGCGACGGTTGCCGTAGAACCACAGCGACCTGCGAGTCCGCTCCGTTTGTTGCGTTTTGCGCTTCCTTCGCTCTTGCTGGGGATTGGCGGCGGTCTGTTCCTGCCGTTCCAGAACCTTTTCTTCCGCACCGTTTTCGGACTGAACGACGCGGTCGTCGGGGTGATGCTGGCGATGGGGGCGCTTGGCATGGGGCTTGGGGCGCTCCTGGGCGCGCCGGTCGCAGCGCGGATGGGATTGCGGCGCGCTGCCGGCACGCTCCGGTTTGGCGCCGTTTTCGCCGTTGCGCTCATGTTCGCGCCCGCGTTGCCGGTTGTTGTGGTGGGGTACATGCTGCGCGGCGCGTTCATTGCCGCCAGTTACCCGCTGAATGACGCGCTGGTGATGCAGTTGACGCCGGCGCGACAGCGTGGGGTTGCTATCAGTCTGTTGAGCGTTCTCTGGTCGCTTGGTTGGTCGGCGTCGGCGTGGGTCAGCGGACAGATTCAGGTGACCTACGGCTTCACGCCAGCGCTGGCAGCGTCACTCGTGGCGTATGCGCTGTCGGCATGGGCGATCTGGACGATACGAGAGGACGAGCGTTAA
- a CDS encoding glycosyltransferase family 4 protein codes for MRIGIDISRMATIARTGTEHYTGEVVAAIARRDAVNTYTLYCNQPPARLPSLGANMTVRCIPLPRLWTHVRLSGEVLRHPPDVLFIPAHVLPLGAPLVRRMRTVVTVHDLGYVRYPEAHTAAQRLYLQMSTIWSARAASHLIAVSAATRNDLVRLAGVSPNRITVVHHGVAERFRRALADSSRTRAITGGDEPYFLYVGTVQPRKNLARVIAAFADASRRLTGCGMAPILVIAGKRGWLSEGIARRAAEVGIADRVRFVGYVADDDLPALYHGALAFVFPSLYEGFGMPVLEAMACGAPVLTSNSSSLPEVAGDAALIVDPLDTGAIAEGMVRLVCDAALRQELRQRGYRRAAQFTWDRCAEETLRVLYG; via the coding sequence ATGCGCATAGGCATCGACATCAGCCGAATGGCAACAATAGCGCGCACCGGAACTGAGCACTATACCGGTGAAGTGGTGGCGGCGATCGCGCGACGCGACGCGGTCAATACCTACACGCTCTATTGCAACCAACCACCTGCACGATTACCGTCGCTCGGAGCGAATATGACGGTGCGTTGCATTCCGCTGCCGCGTCTCTGGACGCATGTGCGGCTGTCGGGTGAGGTGCTGCGGCATCCGCCGGATGTGCTGTTTATTCCGGCGCATGTCTTACCGCTCGGCGCGCCGCTCGTCCGCCGGATGCGCACGGTGGTGACGGTTCACGATCTGGGGTATGTGCGCTACCCGGAGGCGCACACGGCAGCGCAACGGCTCTATCTCCAGATGTCGACGATCTGGAGCGCGCGCGCTGCCAGCCATCTTATCGCTGTTTCCGCAGCGACGCGCAACGACCTTGTGCGGCTGGCAGGGGTCTCACCGAACCGCATCACGGTTGTGCATCATGGGGTGGCGGAGCGGTTTCGTCGCGCGCTTGCCGACTCGTCGCGAACGCGAGCGATTACCGGCGGGGACGAACCGTATTTTCTGTATGTCGGCACGGTGCAACCACGCAAGAATCTGGCGCGGGTCATAGCAGCCTTTGCGGATGCCAGCAGGCGATTGACGGGCTGCGGTATGGCGCCAATCCTGGTCATTGCCGGCAAACGTGGCTGGCTGAGTGAAGGCATTGCGCGGCGCGCTGCTGAAGTCGGCATCGCCGATCGTGTGCGGTTCGTCGGGTATGTGGCGGACGACGATCTGCCGGCGCTCTATCACGGGGCGCTGGCGTTTGTCTTTCCGTCGCTGTACGAAGGGTTCGGGATGCCGGTGCTCGAAGCAATGGCGTGTGGCGCGCCGGTGCTGACGTCGAACAGTTCGTCGCTGCCGGAGGTGGCGGGCGACGCGGCATTGATCGTCGATCCGCTCGACACGGGAGCGATTGCGGAGGGTATGGTTCGCCTCGTCTGCGATGCAGCGCTGCGACAGGAGTTGCGCCAGCGCGGGTATCGGCGCGCTGCACAGTTTACGTGGGATCGCTGCGCGGAGGAGACATTACGTGTTCTGTATGGCTGA
- the cysS gene encoding cysteine--tRNA ligase, with translation MWLFDTLRGQKAELLIPRDRPLTLYVCGVTPYDTTHVGHAHTFLIFDVLIRYIRHCGGTVRYCQNTTDVDDPLFERAARDGIPWDELARRETEQFVKDCQALNLIPPDFFPKASEEIATMIPIIERLVELGHAYVRNGNVYFDVSTEPTYGAMARVDGYEALLALANERGNNPNDPLKDDPLDFVLWQRSRPGEPTWPSPWGRGRPGWHIECTAMATRYLGPQIDIHGGGRDLIFPHHPSEIVQTEPYTGKRPFVHFWVHGGLAWLDGQKMSKSLGNLVFIKDALQQHSADALRWYLLSFPYRDDFEYVRSDVPLAVQQVERLTAALAAQGDSKGEPLNAEPFYQTYFAALDNDLDTPKALAQIGALSNAILEAASSGYNVVGAQSALREMAHVFGFWAAA, from the coding sequence ATGTGGCTCTTCGACACACTGCGCGGTCAGAAAGCCGAGTTGCTCATCCCGCGCGACCGCCCGCTCACCTTGTACGTGTGCGGTGTCACGCCCTACGATACGACGCATGTCGGTCATGCTCATACGTTTCTGATCTTCGATGTGCTTATTCGCTACATTCGTCACTGTGGCGGCACAGTTCGCTATTGCCAGAATACCACTGATGTCGATGATCCGTTGTTCGAGCGCGCTGCGCGCGACGGCATTCCCTGGGACGAACTGGCGCGCCGTGAAACGGAACAATTTGTCAAAGATTGCCAGGCGCTCAATCTGATTCCGCCCGACTTCTTTCCAAAAGCGTCGGAAGAAATCGCCACGATGATCCCGATCATCGAGCGTTTGGTTGAGTTGGGCCACGCCTACGTGCGCAACGGCAACGTCTATTTCGATGTCTCCACCGAACCAACCTACGGCGCAATGGCGCGGGTGGACGGCTACGAAGCATTGCTGGCGCTGGCAAACGAACGTGGCAACAACCCGAACGACCCGCTCAAAGACGATCCGCTCGACTTTGTGCTCTGGCAGCGCAGCCGTCCCGGCGAACCGACCTGGCCCAGCCCTTGGGGAAGGGGGCGCCCCGGCTGGCACATCGAATGCACTGCAATGGCCACGCGCTACCTCGGTCCGCAAATCGATATTCACGGCGGCGGGCGTGACCTGATCTTCCCCCACCATCCGTCTGAGATCGTTCAGACCGAACCGTACACCGGCAAGCGCCCATTTGTGCATTTCTGGGTCCATGGAGGACTGGCATGGCTCGATGGTCAGAAGATGAGCAAATCGCTCGGCAATCTGGTCTTTATCAAGGATGCGCTTCAGCAGCACAGCGCCGATGCGTTGCGCTGGTATCTCCTCTCCTTCCCCTACCGTGACGATTTTGAATACGTCCGGTCGGACGTACCGCTGGCGGTGCAACAGGTTGAACGGCTCACAGCGGCGCTCGCAGCGCAGGGCGATTCAAAAGGTGAGCCGTTGAACGCGGAACCGTTCTATCAGACATATTTTGCCGCTCTCGACAATGACCTGGATACGCCGAAGGCGCTGGCACAGATCGGCGCATTGAGCAACGCCATTCTCGAAGCAGCGTCGTCAGGCTACAATGTCGTTGGCGCACAATCGGCACTGCGCGAGATGGCGCACGTCTTCGGGTTCTGGGCAGCGGCATAA
- a CDS encoding Uma2 family endonuclease: MSNPYAPNSDELSELLRIGAIKLERTAGIPTWEAQPGSRHHMIVDRIRASIAPLADRSSACMCYHLADVAIRFPDGSLKRPDIAVFCEPPPAQDTALTVLPVAVIEVISAGYE; this comes from the coding sequence GTGTCCAATCCGTATGCTCCCAACAGTGATGAACTGTCTGAATTGCTGCGTATTGGCGCAATCAAACTTGAACGAACGGCAGGCATCCCCACTTGGGAAGCGCAACCCGGTTCACGTCACCACATGATAGTTGACCGGATCCGGGCGTCAATTGCGCCATTGGCTGACAGGAGCAGCGCGTGCATGTGTTATCACCTTGCCGACGTTGCGATCCGTTTTCCCGATGGTTCGCTCAAGCGACCCGATATTGCCGTCTTTTGCGAACCGCCGCCAGCCCAGGATACAGCACTGACCGTCTTGCCTGTCGCGGTTATCGAAGTGATCAGCGCAGGATACGAGTAG
- the rplL gene encoding 50S ribosomal protein L7/L12: MASEKVESVIASIEALNVLELVELKKELESRWGVTAAAPVMPMGGMVMPAAAAAPAAGDGGAAAAPAVEEKTEFDVILSAVGPNKIQVIKAVRELTNLGLKEAKDLVEGAPKPVKEGVSKEEAEAAKAKLVEAGATVEIK, translated from the coding sequence ATGGCTAGCGAGAAGGTCGAGTCGGTCATTGCGAGTATCGAGGCGCTGAACGTCCTCGAATTGGTGGAACTGAAGAAGGAACTGGAGTCGCGCTGGGGTGTGACCGCCGCCGCTCCGGTGATGCCGATGGGCGGAATGGTGATGCCCGCAGCCGCAGCCGCGCCTGCCGCAGGTGATGGCGGCGCCGCAGCCGCGCCCGCCGTCGAGGAGAAGACGGAGTTCGACGTCATTCTGTCGGCCGTCGGTCCGAACAAGATTCAGGTTATCAAGGCGGTGCGTGAATTGACGAACCTGGGTCTGAAAGAGGCAAAGGACCTGGTCGAAGGCGCGCCCAAGCCGGTGAAGGAAGGCGTCAGCAAGGAAGAGGCGGAAGCGGCAAAGGCGAAACTGGTCGAGGCGGGCGCAACGGTCGAGATCAAGTAG
- the rplJ gene encoding 50S ribosomal protein L10, translating into MPTQRKIETVADLKQRLERMQVAVVADYRGLSVADMTDLRKKLRESGAEFVVAKNTLTRIAARETGHEAIEPLLEGPTALAFAYDDVPKFVRAINEFNRGPKKITVRGGLLGTTLLKENVLDVVATLPTKDEVRAQVLGGLAAPVTGLAGIIAAPVNDIVNLLDATSKSILYALQARVDQLQPSSTS; encoded by the coding sequence GTGCCAACCCAACGTAAGATCGAAACTGTCGCCGACCTGAAGCAACGTCTTGAGCGTATGCAGGTAGCCGTTGTGGCCGACTACCGCGGTCTCTCGGTTGCCGATATGACCGACCTGCGTAAAAAATTGCGCGAAAGCGGCGCGGAATTTGTGGTGGCGAAGAATACATTAACGCGGATCGCCGCGCGTGAGACGGGTCACGAGGCGATTGAGCCGCTGCTCGAAGGACCGACGGCTCTGGCGTTTGCCTATGACGATGTGCCAAAGTTCGTCAGGGCGATCAATGAGTTCAACCGCGGTCCGAAGAAAATTACAGTGCGTGGCGGATTGCTTGGCACAACGCTCCTCAAAGAGAATGTGCTCGATGTCGTTGCCACGCTGCCAACGAAGGACGAAGTGCGGGCGCAGGTGCTCGGCGGACTGGCAGCGCCGGTCACCGGACTGGCAGGCATCATTGCCGCGCCGGTCAACGATATTGTTAATCTGCTCGATGCCACGTCGAAGAGCATTCTCTATGCGCTTCAGGCACGCGTCGATCAGTTGCAGCCGTCGTCAACATCGTAA
- the rplA gene encoding 50S ribosomal protein L1 yields the protein MPRRHGKKYLEALKKIDRQRLYTPEEAIKLLKETSFTTFDPTVEVHLRLGIDPRHADQTIRTTVSLPHGTGKTVRVLVFAQGEAAQAAREAGADFVGADDLIARIDKENFFDFDIAIATPDMMGKVGRIGRKLGPRGLMPNPKSGTVVQPEDLPRTIREVRGGRVEFRNDKTGLLHVAVGKLSFNEPQIYENIAALMEAVKAARPAAAKGTYIRSVTFTSTMSPGIRVDPSAAQAMKPAV from the coding sequence ATGCCACGCCGACACGGAAAAAAGTACCTTGAGGCGCTCAAGAAGATTGATCGGCAGCGCCTCTATACACCGGAAGAGGCGATCAAACTGCTGAAGGAAACGTCGTTTACGACGTTCGATCCAACCGTCGAAGTCCATCTGCGGCTGGGCATTGATCCGCGTCACGCTGATCAGACGATCCGCACGACGGTTTCTCTGCCGCACGGCACCGGCAAGACGGTGCGGGTGCTGGTGTTTGCTCAGGGTGAGGCGGCGCAGGCTGCGCGTGAGGCGGGCGCTGATTTTGTCGGCGCCGATGACCTGATTGCCCGGATCGATAAGGAGAATTTCTTCGATTTCGACATTGCGATTGCGACTCCCGATATGATGGGGAAAGTCGGGCGCATCGGGCGGAAGCTCGGTCCGCGCGGGTTGATGCCGAACCCAAAGAGTGGGACGGTCGTTCAACCTGAGGACCTGCCGCGCACGATCCGTGAGGTGCGCGGTGGGCGTGTTGAGTTCCGCAATGATAAAACCGGTCTGCTGCACGTGGCGGTTGGGAAACTGAGTTTCAATGAGCCGCAGATTTATGAGAATATTGCTGCGCTGATGGAGGCGGTCAAAGCGGCGCGTCCGGCTGCCGCAAAAGGGACGTATATCAGGAGTGTGACCTTTACCAGTACGATGAGTCCTGGTATTCGAGTCGATCCATCGGCAGCACAGGCGATGAAACCAGCAGTCTGA
- the rplK gene encoding 50S ribosomal protein L11: protein MAKKVTGVVKLQLPAGKATPAPPVGPALGGYGINIMAFVKEYNEKTASQAGSIIPVEVTIYSDRSFTITLKTPPAADLLRKAAGIEKGSGTPNRKIAGTITAKQLRQVAEQKMSDLNAQSIEAAEKIIAGTARSMGIKIVE, encoded by the coding sequence GTGGCCAAAAAGGTTACCGGGGTCGTGAAGCTGCAACTGCCCGCCGGTAAGGCGACTCCAGCGCCGCCGGTTGGTCCGGCGTTGGGTGGTTACGGCATCAATATCATGGCGTTTGTCAAGGAGTATAACGAGAAGACTGCGTCACAGGCGGGAAGTATCATTCCGGTCGAAGTGACGATCTATTCGGATCGTTCGTTCACGATTACGCTGAAAACGCCGCCGGCCGCCGATCTGCTGCGCAAAGCGGCAGGTATCGAAAAAGGCTCCGGCACGCCGAACCGCAAGATTGCCGGCACGATTACGGCAAAACAACTGCGGCAGGTGGCTGAGCAGAAAATGTCCGATCTGAATGCGCAGAGCATCGAAGCCGCCGAGAAGATTATCGCCGGCACGGCGCGCAGTATGGGGATCAAAATCGTCGAGTAG
- the nusG gene encoding transcription termination/antitermination protein NusG, translated as MTEEKKEQEIQPESEIRDDDRRWYVIHTYSGYENKVKQNLLHRIETMEMRDQIFNVIVPTEEEIEIKNGQRRTVQKKVFPGYVLVQMKMNDNSWYVVRNTPGVTSFVGHGNKPTPLEEEEVKAILKQMEQEAPKVKVSYQVGQAVKITDGPFTDFEGIVDAIDHERGRVRVLVSFFGREAPVELDFLQVTRLVE; from the coding sequence GTGACTGAAGAGAAAAAAGAACAGGAAATCCAGCCCGAGTCGGAGATACGCGATGATGATCGTCGCTGGTATGTGATTCATACCTACTCCGGCTATGAGAACAAAGTGAAGCAAAACCTGCTCCATCGCATTGAGACGATGGAAATGCGTGATCAGATTTTCAACGTCATCGTGCCGACGGAAGAGGAAATTGAAATCAAAAATGGTCAGCGCCGCACAGTTCAGAAAAAGGTGTTTCCTGGATATGTGCTGGTGCAGATGAAAATGAACGACAACTCCTGGTATGTCGTTCGCAATACGCCGGGTGTGACGAGTTTCGTCGGGCATGGGAATAAGCCGACGCCGCTTGAAGAAGAAGAGGTGAAGGCGATCCTGAAGCAGATGGAACAGGAAGCGCCTAAGGTGAAGGTGAGTTATCAGGTTGGTCAGGCGGTCAAGATTACGGATGGTCCGTTCACCGACTTCGAGGGGATCGTGGACGCAATTGACCACGAGCGTGGTCGTGTGCGGGTGCTGGTCTCGTTCTTCGGTCGTGAGGCGCCGGTCGAACTGGACTTCCTTCAGGTGACGCGCCTGGTCGAATAG
- the secE gene encoding preprotein translocase subunit SecE, with the protein MTVVKDKDKESQNALARAFQNAIVQPLRESRAEMRKVVWPTREETIRLTVVVILLSAVMSAILFAADALFSWLLLLLQNAVATL; encoded by the coding sequence ATGACGGTTGTTAAGGATAAAGATAAAGAATCACAGAATGCGCTGGCGCGCGCGTTTCAGAATGCTATCGTGCAACCACTGCGCGAGTCGCGCGCGGAGATGCGGAAAGTTGTCTGGCCCACCCGCGAAGAAACAATCCGTCTGACGGTGGTTGTTATTTTGCTGTCAGCAGTGATGAGCGCCATTCTGTTTGCAGCGGATGCCCTCTTCTCATGGCTGCTGCTTCTGCTGCAAAATGCGGTTGCGACGCTGTAG
- the tuf gene encoding elongation factor Tu, protein MAKQKFERTKPHVNVGTIGHVDHGKTTLTAAITKVLALQGAAQFVSYDQIDNAPEERARGITIAIRHVEYQTAKRHYAHVDCPGHADYIKNMITGAAQMDGAILVVSAPDGPMPQTREHVLLARQVQVPAMVVFLNKVDMMDDEELLELVELELRELLSNHGFPGDEIPIIRGSALAALSSASTDINAPEYQCILDLMNAVDEYIPTPVREVDKPFLMPIEDVFGIKGRGTVVTGRIERGKVKMGDTVEIVGMSHEAPKKTVVTGVEMFQKTLDEGIAGDNVGVLLRGIERTEVERGQVLAAPGSIKPHAKFKANVYVLKKEEGGRHTPFFPGYRPQFYIRTTDVTGAISLPAGVEMVMPGDNIEMLVELIVPVAIEEGLRFAIREGGRTVGAGVVSAIVD, encoded by the coding sequence ATGGCAAAGCAGAAGTTTGAGCGCACCAAGCCACACGTCAACGTCGGCACCATCGGCCACGTGGACCACGGCAAAACGACGCTGACCGCCGCGATCACCAAGGTGCTCGCCCTGCAAGGCGCGGCGCAGTTCGTCTCCTACGACCAGATCGATAACGCGCCTGAAGAGCGCGCGCGCGGCATCACCATCGCCATTCGCCACGTCGAGTATCAGACCGCCAAGCGCCACTATGCGCACGTCGATTGTCCGGGGCACGCCGACTATATCAAGAATATGATCACCGGCGCGGCGCAGATGGACGGCGCCATCCTGGTCGTCTCGGCGCCCGACGGTCCGATGCCGCAGACGCGCGAGCACGTGCTGCTGGCGCGCCAGGTGCAGGTGCCGGCGATGGTCGTGTTCCTCAATAAGGTCGATATGATGGACGATGAGGAACTGCTCGAACTCGTCGAACTCGAACTGCGCGAATTGCTCAGCAATCACGGCTTCCCCGGCGACGAGATTCCGATTATTCGCGGCAGCGCGCTCGCGGCGCTCTCAAGCGCGTCGACCGACATCAACGCGCCGGAGTATCAGTGCATTCTCGACTTGATGAACGCGGTGGACGAGTACATCCCGACGCCGGTGCGCGAAGTCGATAAGCCGTTCCTGATGCCGATTGAAGATGTGTTCGGCATCAAAGGGCGCGGGACGGTGGTGACGGGGCGGATCGAGCGCGGCAAGGTGAAGATGGGGGATACGGTCGAGATTGTCGGGATGAGCCACGAGGCGCCGAAGAAGACGGTGGTGACCGGGGTGGAGATGTTCCAGAAGACGCTCGACGAAGGGATCGCGGGGGATAACGTGGGGGTGCTGCTGCGCGGCATCGAGCGGACGGAAGTGGAGCGCGGGCAGGTGCTGGCGGCGCCGGGGTCGATCAAGCCGCACGCGAAGTTCAAGGCGAATGTGTATGTGCTGAAGAAGGAGGAAGGGGGGCGGCATACGCCGTTCTTTCCGGGGTACCGACCGCAGTTCTACATTCGGACGACGGACGTGACGGGGGCGATCAGCCTGCCGGCGGGGGTGGAGATGGTGATGCCGGGCGATAACATCGAGATGCTGGTGGAGTTGATCGTGCCGGTGGCGATTGAGGAAGGGTTGCGCTTCGCCATCCGCGAAGGCGGACGCACCGTCGGCGCTGGCGTCGTCTCGGCGATTGTTGATTAG
- a CDS encoding 2-hydroxyacid dehydrogenase, translating into MRPRVYLTRRLPQAAVDIVTAACETTFWDDEALPVPRETLLRAVAEVDGILTLLTDRVDVELLDAAPRLKVVANMAVGYDNVDLPALTARGVLLTNTPDVLTETTADLVWALILAASRRVVEGHRLIAAGGWSTWSPMFMVGQDVHGATLGIVGAGRIGAAVARRAVGFGMPILYHNRHPSPALEAQIRATPGAAIRYVPNLDDLLTESDVVVVMVPLTPETRGMFGAREFALMKPTSVFVNASRGPVIREAELIDALQRGRPWAAGLDVFEREPIGADHPLLTLPNVVLTPHIGSATVATRTRMAVVAATNLVAALTGQPVPNPVNDGGRLRVERRAPPV; encoded by the coding sequence ATGAGACCCCGCGTATACCTCACGCGTCGTCTGCCACAGGCGGCAGTTGATATTGTGACCGCCGCCTGCGAGACGACGTTCTGGGACGACGAAGCATTGCCCGTGCCGCGTGAGACGCTCCTGCGCGCGGTTGCCGAGGTGGATGGCATTCTCACGCTGCTGACCGATCGGGTGGACGTCGAGTTGCTCGACGCTGCGCCGCGCTTGAAGGTGGTTGCGAATATGGCAGTCGGCTACGACAATGTCGATCTGCCGGCGCTCACAGCACGCGGGGTGCTGCTCACCAACACCCCCGATGTCCTGACCGAAACGACTGCCGATCTGGTCTGGGCGCTCATTCTGGCGGCTTCGCGGCGGGTCGTCGAGGGGCATCGGTTGATTGCCGCCGGTGGATGGAGCACCTGGTCACCGATGTTCATGGTCGGGCAGGACGTGCATGGCGCAACGCTCGGCATCGTCGGCGCGGGCAGGATCGGGGCGGCGGTGGCGCGGCGCGCAGTTGGCTTTGGGATGCCGATCCTGTACCACAACCGTCATCCGTCGCCAGCGCTCGAGGCGCAGATCCGCGCGACTCCCGGCGCAGCCATCCGCTATGTGCCGAACCTCGATGATCTGCTGACCGAATCGGATGTCGTGGTGGTTATGGTTCCGCTGACGCCGGAGACGCGCGGGATGTTTGGGGCGCGCGAATTTGCGCTGATGAAGCCGACGTCGGTCTTCGTCAATGCTTCACGGGGTCCGGTCATTCGTGAAGCGGAACTGATCGACGCATTGCAGCGCGGTCGTCCGTGGGCTGCCGGTCTCGACGTGTTCGAGCGCGAGCCGATTGGCGCCGATCATCCATTGCTGACGTTGCCCAATGTGGTGCTGACGCCGCACATCGGCAGCGCCACGGTCGCCACCCGCACCCGCATGGCAGTGGTGGCGGCGACGAACCTGGTTGCGGCGCTGACCGGTCAACCGGTTCCAAACCCGGTGAATGATGGGGGTCGGTTGCGCGTCGAACGGAGAGCGCCTCCGGTTTGA